CCCTTGCTGGCCCGATTGAACTCTTCCTTCGGGTTGTTGATCTGCCCCAGCGAGATGACCTCGCGGCGGAACAGCCCGCCCAGCATCCAGTCGAACAGGATGCGGATCTTGCGGTTCCACGTCGGCATCGCCTTGAGGTGGTAGGCGCGGTGGAAGAGCCACGCCGGGAAGCCCTTGATCTTCAGGTTCAGCGCGTCCGCCACGCCCTTGTGCAGGCCGAGGCTCGCGACCGCGCCCAGGTTCTTGTGGTAGTAGTCCTTCGGCTGTCCGCCGCGGATCACCTTGATGATGTTCTTCGCCAGCAGGCGGGCCTGGCGGACCGCGTGCTGGGCGTTCGGCGGGCAGGTCGCCGTCGGGTCCTGCTCGGTGCGCGAGAGGTCCGGGATGGCCGCGTTGTCGCCCGCGGTCCACACGTCCGGGTGGCCCACCACCTGCATCGCCGCGGTGGCCTCGACGCGGCCGCGCTTGTCGAGCGGCAGGTCCGAGCTCGCGAGGACCGGGTTGGCCTTCACGCCCGCGGTCCAGATGATCGTGTCGGTGTCGAACTCGGTGCCGTCCGAGAGCACGACGTGGCCGTTTTCGAACGACTTCGCCGCGGTCGACAGGTAGACCTCGATGCCGCGCTTCTCCAGCTGCTGCACCGTGTACACGCCGAGCGTCTCGCGCACCTCGGGCAGGATCCGCCCGGCCGCCTCGACCATCACCCAGCGGATGTCCGCCGGCTTGATGTTCGGGTAGTAGTTCTCGACCGCGAAGCGGGTCATGTCCTCGAGCTCGGCCAGCGCCTCGATGCCCGCGAACCCGCCGCCGACCACGGTGAACGTGAGCAGGCGCTTGCGCAGCTCGGGGTCGAGCGTGCTGGCGGCCTCGTCCAGCTTGGTCATGATGTGGTTGCGCAGGTAGATCGCTTCGCCGATGGTCTTGAAGGCGATGCCCTCCTCGGCGAGGCCGGGGATCGGCAGGATCCGCGCGACGGCGCCGAGCGCGACCACGAGCACGTCGTAGTTCAGCGTCTCGATGTGGCCGTCGGCGGCCTCGACCGTGACGGACTTGCGCTCGTTCTCGATCTTCGTGACCCGCGCGGTC
The nucleotide sequence above comes from Amycolatopsis sp. AA4. Encoded proteins:
- a CDS encoding NAD(P)/FAD-dependent oxidoreductase, whose amino-acid sequence is MAAAKSEPTRILVLGGGYVGLYTAYGLQKMLRANEASVTVVDPQPHMTYAPFLPEAAAGAIEPRHVVVPLRRVLKRCHVLTARVTKIENERKSVTVEAADGHIETLNYDVLVVALGAVARILPIPGLAEEGIAFKTIGEAIYLRNHIMTKLDEAASTLDPELRKRLLTFTVVGGGFAGIEALAELEDMTRFAVENYYPNIKPADIRWVMVEAAGRILPEVRETLGVYTVQQLEKRGIEVYLSTAAKSFENGHVVLSDGTEFDTDTIIWTAGVKANPVLASSDLPLDKRGRVEATAAMQVVGHPDVWTAGDNAAIPDLSRTEQDPTATCPPNAQHAVRQARLLAKNIIKVIRGGQPKDYYHKNLGAVASLGLHKGVADALNLKIKGFPAWLFHRAYHLKAMPTWNRKIRILFDWMLGGLFRREVISLGQINNPKEEFNRASKG